Proteins encoded by one window of Arabidopsis thaliana chromosome 2, partial sequence:
- a CDS encoding F-box and associated interaction domains-containing protein (F-box and associated interaction domains-containing protein; FUNCTIONS IN: molecular_function unknown; INVOLVED IN: biological_process unknown; LOCATED IN: cellular_component unknown; CONTAINS InterPro DOMAIN/s: F-box domain, cyclin-like (InterPro:IPR001810), F-box domain, Skp2-like (InterPro:IPR022364), F-box associated domain, type 1 (InterPro:IPR006527), F-box associated interaction domain (InterPro:IPR017451); BEST Arabidopsis thaliana protein match is: F-box and associated interaction domains-containing protein (TAIR:AT2G43440.1); Has 1172 Blast hits to 1159 proteins in 33 species: Archae - 0; Bacteria - 0; Metazoa - 0; Fungi - 0; Plants - 1170; Viruses - 0; Other Eukaryotes - 2 (source: NCBI BLink).), translating into MEEERENTNSIYIVSELLEEIFLGLPLKSILKFKTVSKQWRSILESNLFVERRRTLQKNHPKILAAYNCDYCTRPGILPKSQFEGDEEIVYLHTDATQPSMTCDGLVCITEPGWFNVLNVSTGQLRRFLPGPDPGPQANWLLGFGRDKVTGKYKIVRMCFHDCYEFGILDIESGEWSKLMSPPHIMRVGSKSVCVNGSIYWLQISVSYIILALDLHQETFNGVYHLPATWVTQDTQLVNLEDRLAMAMTTKVGPEWILEIWSMDIEEKGWSKRYTWSKAYSISLAHRVVVSWPWQKRWFTPVSVSKQGNLVFYDNHKRLFKYYSGTDEIRCLSSNINVISSYVENLAPLPLKPSHTHHDLGNSNSKFSTSRCHLFPTRGSWISKVFRRNVLFTSLVVVGYIYLPL; encoded by the exons atggaggaagaaagagaaaacactaACTCTATCTACATAGTTTCCGAGCTACTTGAAGAAATTTTCCTTGGATTGCCTTTGAAATCaatcctcaaattcaaaaccgTCTCAAAACAATGGAGATCAATCCTGGAATCGAACTTGTTCGTGGAGAGGCGTAGAACTCTTCAAAAGAACCACCCGAAAATCCTGGCTGCTTATAACTGCGACTACTGCACGCGGCCGGGTATCCTCCCTAAGTCTCAGTTCGAAGGGGACGAAGAGATCGTTTATCTTCATACCGACGCCACGCAACCCTCGATGACTTGCGACGGTTTAGTCTGCATCACCGAACCTGGTTGGTTCAACGTTTTGAACGTCTCCACCGGACAACTCCGAAGATTTCTACCCGGTCCAGATCCAG GACCGCAAGCAAATTGGCTCTTGGGATTCGGTAGAGACAAAGTTACGGGCAAGTATAAAATAGTGAGGATGTGTTTTCATGATTGTTATGAATTTGGGATTCTTGATATTGAATCTGGCGAATGGAGCAAACTGATGTCACCTCCTCATATAATGCGAGTGGGAAGTAAATCGGTGTGTGTGAATGGATCAATCTACTGGTTACAAATTAGTGTGAGTTACATAATACTGGCCTTGGATCTTCACCAAGAAACGTTCAATGGTGTCTACCACCTCCCGGCTACGTGGGTCACGCAAGATACCCAATTAGTGAACCTTGAGGACCGTCTAGCCATGGCCATGACGACCAAAGTTGGGCCTGAATGGATACTAGAGATCTGGAGCATggatatagaagaaaaaggatGGAGCAAGCGTTACACATGGAGCAAGGCTTACTCCATAAGTTTAGCCCATAGAGTTGTTGTATCCTGGCCATGGCAAAAAAGGTGGTTCACGCCGGTATCGGTTTCTAAGCAAGGGAATCTTGTCTTCTATGATAATCACAAGAGGCTGTTCAAATATTATTCAGGTACAGATGAGATTCGTTGTCTCTCCTCTAACATTAATGTTATATCTTCTTACGTTGAAAATTTGGCCCCACTTCCGTTAAAACCAAGCCATACGCATCACGATCTTGGGAATTCGAATTCCAAGTTCAGCACATCCAGATGCCACTTGTTTCCGACGCGAGGTTCTTGGATATCCAAAGTTTTTAGAAGGAATGTTTTGTTTACCTCTCTAGTAGTAGTTGGTTATATATACTTACCTCTCTAA
- a CDS encoding uncharacterized protein (unknown protein; Has 1 Blast hits to 1 proteins in 1 species: Archae - 0; Bacteria - 0; Metazoa - 0; Fungi - 0; Plants - 1; Viruses - 0; Other Eukaryotes - 0 (source: NCBI BLink).) translates to MLKLHLSEEERVIFASNLVASKKRFTKMEKGRFGNFLDNAKIISHIINPCLYDVEDATGYFLYSFTLNDERPK, encoded by the exons ATGTTAAAGCTTCATCTCTCCGAAGAGGAACGAGTTATCTTTGCTTCCAATCTTGTTGCTAGTAAAAAAAGGTTTACCAAAATGGAGAAGGGCCGCTTTGGGAACTTTCTCGATAATGCTAAAA TCATATCACACATTATCAACCCGTGTTTGTATGATGTTGAGGATGCAACTGGTTATTTCTTATACTCCTTTACCCTCAACGATGAACGTCCAAAGTAA
- a CDS encoding Ribosomal L38e protein family (Ribosomal L38e protein family; FUNCTIONS IN: structural constituent of ribosome; INVOLVED IN: translation, ribosome biogenesis; LOCATED IN: cytosolic ribosome, ribosome, cytosolic large ribosomal subunit; EXPRESSED IN: 22 plant structures; EXPRESSED DURING: 13 growth stages; CONTAINS InterPro DOMAIN/s: Ribosomal protein L38e (InterPro:IPR002675); BEST Arabidopsis thaliana protein match is: Ribosomal L38e protein family (TAIR:AT3G59540.1); Has 621 Blast hits to 621 proteins in 253 species: Archae - 3; Bacteria - 0; Metazoa - 265; Fungi - 127; Plants - 120; Viruses - 0; Other Eukaryotes - 106 (source: NCBI BLink).) has product MPKQIHEIKDFLLTARRKDARSVKIKRSKDIVKFKVRCSRYLYTLCVFDQEKADKLKQSLPPGLSVQDL; this is encoded by the exons ATG CCTAAGCAAATCCACGAGATCAAGGACTTCCTTCTGACAGCTAGAAGGAAAGATGCACGATCTGTGAAGATCAAGAGAAGCAAGGATATTGTCAAGTTTAAGGTCAGATGCTCGAGGTACCTCTACACGCTCTGCGTCTTTGACCAAGAGAAAGCCGACAAGCTTAAGCAGTCTCTTCCTCCag GTTTGAGTGTACAAGACCTTTGA